A single window of Gammaproteobacteria bacterium DNA harbors:
- the lysA gene encoding diaminopimelate decarboxylase produces MDHFTSKTGVLHAEDVSLADIARRYGTPCYVYSRATIERHWRAFAEALAGQSHLICYSVKANSNLAVLNLLARLGSGFDIVSVGELERVLRAGGDPAKVVFSGVGKRRDELARALAVGIQCFNVESAAELQRLHEVAMEMGRRAPVSLRVNPDVDAGTHPYISTGLKENKFGIPVDQALALYAEAAALPHIELVGMDCHIGSQLTSVRPFVDALQRVLVLVDRLAGQGIALRHLDIGGGLGIPYRDEVPPSPGEYARAVKAALAGRELTLFIEPGRAIAGNAGVLLTRVEYLKHGPDKNFAIVDAGMNDLLRPALYQAWQAIVPVIPRDGTAETYDIVGPVCETGDFLGKDRALVLAEGDLLAVRSAGAYGFTMSSTYNSRPRPAEVMVDGAQAHLVRARETVEGLMAGERLLPG; encoded by the coding sequence ATGGATCATTTCACCAGCAAAACCGGTGTGCTCCACGCCGAAGACGTGTCTCTCGCCGACATCGCCCGGCGTTATGGCACTCCCTGTTATGTGTATTCCCGCGCCACTATCGAGCGTCACTGGCGCGCCTTTGCCGAGGCCCTGGCCGGTCAGTCCCATCTTATTTGCTATTCGGTGAAGGCCAATTCCAATCTGGCGGTGCTGAACCTCCTGGCGCGGCTGGGCTCGGGCTTCGACATCGTTTCTGTCGGAGAATTGGAACGGGTGCTCAGAGCCGGGGGCGATCCCGCCAAAGTGGTGTTCTCCGGCGTGGGCAAGCGGCGCGATGAACTGGCGCGGGCGCTGGCGGTGGGCATTCAGTGCTTCAACGTGGAATCCGCCGCCGAGCTGCAGCGCCTGCACGAGGTGGCAATGGAGATGGGCCGGCGCGCGCCCGTCTCCCTGCGGGTCAATCCCGATGTGGACGCCGGGACCCACCCCTACATTTCCACCGGGCTGAAGGAAAACAAATTCGGCATACCCGTGGACCAGGCCCTGGCCCTTTACGCCGAGGCCGCCGCCCTGCCCCATATCGAACTTGTGGGCATGGATTGCCACATCGGTTCCCAGCTCACCAGTGTGCGGCCCTTTGTCGATGCCTTGCAGCGGGTGCTGGTGCTGGTGGATCGCCTGGCCGGGCAAGGCATCGCCCTGCGTCATCTGGACATCGGCGGGGGTCTGGGGATTCCCTACCGCGACGAGGTGCCGCCCAGCCCCGGGGAATACGCCCGGGCCGTGAAAGCCGCCCTGGCGGGCCGGGAACTGACCCTGTTCATCGAACCCGGCCGGGCCATCGCCGGCAACGCCGGGGTGTTGCTGACCCGGGTGGAATACCTCAAGCACGGTCCCGACAAAAACTTCGCCATCGTCGATGCCGGCATGAACGATTTGTTGCGCCCGGCGCTGTATCAGGCCTGGCAGGCCATCGTGCCCGTGATACCCCGTGACGGCACCGCCGAAACCTACGACATCGTCGGCCCCGTGTGCGAAACCGGCGACTTTCTGGGCAAAGACCGCGCGCTGGTGCTGGCCGAAGGGGACCTGCTGGCGGTGCGCTCCGCCGGCGCCTACGGCTTCACCATGAGTTCCACCTACAACTCCCGTCCCCGCCCGGCCGAAGTGATGGTGGACGGGGCCCAGGCCCACCTGGTGCGGGCGCGGGAGACGGTGGAGGGCTTGATGGCGGGGGAGCGGCTGTTGCCGGGGTGA
- a CDS encoding carboxylesterase has translation MTETLLPCVELNPDGPVKASVIWLHGLGADGHDFAGIVPELRLPASLGVRFVFPHAPLRPITLNGGAVMRGWYDIVDFSPRREDEAGIRASSAAIAALVDAERSRGTASECIVLAGFSQGGAVALHTALRYGAPLAGVLALSTYLPLAATLEQEASPANRDVPLFIAHGEQDTVIPLAAGEATQTHLKRLGYPVQWHTYAMGHGVCNEEIADISRWLRRLLAAPFKTPEGPAPPAPAPR, from the coding sequence ATGACAGAAACGCTGTTGCCCTGCGTGGAGCTCAATCCCGACGGGCCGGTAAAAGCCAGCGTGATCTGGCTGCATGGCCTCGGCGCCGACGGCCATGATTTCGCCGGCATCGTTCCCGAGCTGCGCCTGCCCGCCAGCCTGGGGGTGCGCTTTGTCTTTCCCCATGCGCCGCTGCGGCCCATCACCCTCAACGGCGGTGCGGTGATGCGGGGCTGGTATGACATCGTGGATTTCAGCCCCCGGCGGGAAGACGAAGCCGGAATACGGGCCTCCAGTGCCGCCATCGCTGCCCTGGTGGATGCGGAGCGCTCCCGCGGCACCGCCAGCGAATGCATCGTGCTGGCCGGCTTTTCCCAGGGCGGCGCCGTCGCCCTGCACACGGCGCTGCGCTATGGTGCGCCCTTGGCCGGCGTGCTGGCGCTGTCCACCTACCTGCCCCTGGCCGCGACACTGGAACAGGAGGCCTCGCCGGCCAACCGCGATGTGCCGCTGTTTATAGCTCACGGAGAACAGGACACCGTCATCCCCCTGGCGGCAGGCGAAGCCACGCAGACGCACCTCAAACGCCTGGGCTACCCGGTGCAATGGCACACCTACGCCATGGGCCACGGCGTGTGCAACGAGGAAATAGCGGATATCTCGCGCTGGCTGCGCCGGCTGCTGGCCGCACCGTTCAAGACGCCTGAGGGGCCGGCACCACCCGCGCCAGCGCCTCGTTGA
- a CDS encoding class I adenylate cyclase yields MRQAKKIPAGVPAIKQRFLLLNRDRLRRAQAAMRDWQRDFLDLLPLLFHVNHPILPGFVSKNTPLGVSDYKPSKNALHAAKKIAKSFEFKRSAILRYDIHALYLMGSSGTVAYSSKSDFDIWLCYRPEIPPERVEELKRKAMLIEQWADGLGLEVHFFLINPRQFRQGRHDDLSSESSGTAQHYLLLEEFYRTSLLIAGRFPAWWLVPPDPPGSYQVYLQGLVDRRFVLDSEFVDFGDVSRIPAEEFFGAALWQLFKGIDSPYKSVLKLLLMEVYAAQYPKVDLLCQRFKRAIHEGETDLDQLDPYMMLYRVIEEHLQARGEEERLEFVRRCFYFKVNEKLGTPDTPRIITWRRELMRELTGSWGWNTVYMEMLDSRRDWKINRVLRERKVLVDELTHSYRRLSEFARQQAGLAAINEKDMTVLGRKLYAAFERKAGKVEIINRGISDDLWEPRMTLQQVRVRGLQEVWALYRGNVPAAELEQHEPLKRAQSVSELVAWCYFNGLADDRTAVALHVQKSEISLRELRNMMHSLQRLYPLREALRSRIEDLERAVELVSMVLFVNVGVDPLKSQARAGTHLTTNRTDALSYSGLCENLALTFDQVSLNSWREVLTARYTAIEGLLACVADYLRWSPPSSGKAPVAPMVLCFSSARGEAIARRIKELFSDIVACFYGGSDNEIKRYVLGVEQHYYVLRLVNDALDFTDVGPYPELLDYLAAGQQGFAPVVIDRYALKETLLPRIYKINRPGVIQLVFKAGRESAEVYVVDERGALFLQEVEFHERSALINHFSVFFQAVLKRQRYEMLLEEGATPAPEVEFYEAVLDAQGRRKLVKQAVAAMPAGGHYFNVQVIGELGADSKPNFTIYCDHVEFNSLEHGEQLFHQVAAHILRQRRSGQRYPIYITDIDVPRQMLGVEQGGYIQTVHFLNHKKRIEQWLNEALARVVPAPQAS; encoded by the coding sequence ATGCGACAGGCTAAAAAAATTCCCGCCGGCGTGCCGGCGATCAAGCAGCGCTTTTTGCTGCTCAACCGCGACCGGCTGCGCCGGGCGCAGGCCGCCATGCGCGATTGGCAGCGGGACTTTCTTGATCTGTTGCCGCTGTTGTTTCACGTCAACCATCCTATTTTGCCGGGCTTCGTCTCCAAGAACACGCCGCTTGGCGTGTCCGACTACAAGCCGTCCAAAAACGCCCTGCACGCCGCCAAGAAAATTGCCAAAAGCTTCGAATTCAAACGCAGCGCCATTTTACGTTATGACATCCATGCCCTGTATCTGATGGGCAGCAGCGGCACCGTGGCCTATTCCAGCAAAAGCGATTTTGACATCTGGTTGTGCTACCGCCCCGAGATTCCGCCGGAACGGGTGGAGGAACTGAAAAGAAAAGCGATGCTGATTGAGCAGTGGGCGGACGGTCTGGGTCTGGAGGTGCATTTTTTCCTGATCAACCCCCGCCAGTTCCGCCAGGGACGCCACGATGATCTGTCCTCGGAAAGCAGCGGCACGGCCCAGCATTATCTGTTGCTGGAAGAGTTTTACCGCACCAGTTTGCTGATCGCCGGGCGTTTTCCCGCGTGGTGGCTGGTGCCGCCGGACCCGCCGGGCAGTTATCAGGTTTACCTCCAAGGCCTGGTGGACCGGCGTTTTGTACTGGACAGCGAATTCGTGGATTTCGGCGACGTGTCCCGCATCCCCGCCGAGGAGTTTTTCGGCGCTGCCCTGTGGCAGTTGTTCAAAGGCATCGACTCACCCTACAAGTCGGTGCTCAAGCTGCTGCTGATGGAAGTGTATGCGGCCCAGTACCCCAAGGTGGACTTGCTGTGCCAGCGCTTCAAACGGGCCATTCACGAAGGCGAAACGGATCTGGATCAGCTCGATCCCTACATGATGTTGTACCGCGTGATCGAAGAGCATTTGCAGGCCCGGGGAGAGGAAGAGCGGCTGGAATTCGTGCGCCGCTGTTTCTATTTCAAAGTCAACGAAAAACTGGGCACGCCCGACACCCCGCGCATCATCACCTGGCGGCGCGAGCTGATGCGGGAGCTGACCGGTTCGTGGGGCTGGAACACTGTTTACATGGAAATGCTGGATTCGCGCCGCGACTGGAAAATCAACCGGGTGCTGCGTGAGCGCAAGGTGCTGGTGGATGAGCTGACCCACAGTTACCGCCGCCTGTCCGAGTTTGCCCGCCAGCAGGCGGGTCTGGCGGCCATCAATGAAAAAGACATGACGGTGCTGGGCCGCAAGTTGTATGCGGCCTTCGAACGCAAAGCGGGGAAGGTGGAAATCATCAACCGTGGCATTTCCGACGATTTGTGGGAGCCGCGCATGACCCTGCAGCAGGTGCGGGTGCGCGGCCTGCAGGAAGTGTGGGCCCTGTACCGCGGCAATGTGCCGGCGGCGGAGCTGGAACAGCATGAACCCCTCAAGCGCGCCCAAAGCGTGAGCGAACTGGTGGCCTGGTGTTATTTCAACGGCCTGGCGGATGATCGCACCGCGGTGGCGCTGCATGTGCAAAAAAGCGAAATCAGCTTGCGCGAGTTGCGGAACATGATGCACAGCCTGCAGCGCCTCTATCCCCTGCGCGAGGCCTTGCGGTCGCGGATCGAAGACCTCGAGCGCGCCGTGGAACTGGTGTCCATGGTCTTGTTTGTCAACGTGGGCGTTGATCCGCTCAAGAGCCAGGCGCGCGCCGGCACCCACCTGACCACCAACCGCACCGACGCACTGAGCTATAGCGGCTTGTGTGAGAATCTGGCTTTGACCTTCGACCAAGTGTCGTTGAATTCCTGGAGGGAAGTGCTGACGGCGCGCTATACCGCCATAGAGGGTTTGCTGGCCTGTGTGGCCGATTATCTGCGCTGGTCGCCCCCCAGCAGCGGCAAGGCGCCCGTTGCGCCGATGGTGCTGTGTTTTTCTTCAGCCCGGGGTGAGGCCATCGCGCGTCGCATCAAAGAATTATTCAGCGATATTGTGGCGTGTTTCTACGGCGGGTCGGACAATGAGATCAAGCGTTATGTATTGGGGGTGGAGCAGCACTACTACGTGCTCAGGCTGGTCAATGATGCCCTGGATTTTACCGACGTGGGTCCCTATCCTGAGTTGTTGGACTATCTGGCTGCGGGGCAGCAGGGCTTTGCCCCGGTGGTGATTGACCGCTACGCGCTCAAAGAGACCCTGCTGCCGCGGATTTACAAGATCAACCGGCCGGGTGTGATTCAACTGGTATTTAAAGCGGGGCGGGAGTCGGCCGAGGTGTATGTGGTGGATGAGCGGGGCGCCTTGTTCCTGCAGGAAGTGGAATTCCACGAGCGCAGCGCGCTGATCAATCACTTTTCCGTGTTTTTCCAGGCGGTGTTGAAACGCCAGCGCTACGAGATGCTGCTGGAGGAGGGTGCTACGCCGGCGCCTGAAGTGGAGTTTTACGAGGCAGTGCTGGATGCCCAGGGCCGCCGCAAGCTGGTGAAGCAGGCGGTGGCTGCCATGCCTGCCGGCGGCCACTATTTCAATGTCCAGGTCATCGGCGAACTGGGGGCCGACAGCAAACCCAATTTCACCATTTATTGCGATCACGTGGAGTTCAACAGCCTGGAGCACGGTGAGCAACTGTTCCACCAGGTTGCCGCCCATATCCTGCGCCAGCGGCGCAGCGGCCAGCGCTATCCCATTTACATCACCGACATCGATGTGCCGCGCCAGATGTTGGGCGTGGAACAGGGCGGCTACATCCAGACCGTCCATTTCCTCAACCACAAAAAGCGCATCGAGCAATGGCTCAACGAGGCGCTGGCGCGGGTGGTGCCGGCCCCTCAGGCGTCTTGA
- a CDS encoding multifunctional CCA addition/repair protein: MNVYQVGGSVRDQLLGLPVKDRDWVVVGATPEDLLALGYKQVGKDFPVFLHPDTHEEYALARTERKTAPGYHGFTVHAAPDVTLKEDLRRRDLTINALALTPDGTLVDPFGGARDLKERWLRHVSPAFAEDPVRILRLARFSARFAPLGFRVAAETLALMRDMVAAGEVDALVPERVWQETVGALGEAQPARFFQMLRACGALARVFPELDRLFGVPQPRQHHPEIDVGVHTLSVLTQAAARSASPRVRFAALLHDLGKGLTPAAQWPRHLGHEARGLAAVKAVCARLKVPREYRALALLVGEFHGHSHRALELRPASVVKLLERLDAFRRPERFEEFLLACRADAAGRPGFAERPYPQMSFLHRAWSAARAVDPRSLLAAGWQGAALAGRLRAARRAAIAALSAPP, encoded by the coding sequence ATGAACGTCTACCAAGTCGGCGGTTCGGTGCGCGATCAGCTGTTGGGTCTGCCGGTGAAAGACCGGGACTGGGTGGTGGTGGGGGCCACGCCCGAGGATCTGCTGGCGCTGGGGTACAAGCAAGTGGGCAAGGATTTCCCTGTTTTTCTCCACCCGGACACCCACGAGGAATATGCCCTGGCCCGGACCGAGCGCAAAACCGCGCCCGGCTATCACGGTTTCACCGTGCACGCAGCGCCGGATGTGACCTTGAAGGAGGATCTGCGCCGCCGCGACCTCACCATCAACGCCCTGGCCCTGACGCCGGACGGAACGCTCGTTGACCCCTTTGGCGGTGCCCGGGATCTGAAGGAGCGCTGGTTGCGCCACGTCTCCCCCGCCTTTGCCGAAGACCCCGTGCGAATCCTGCGCCTGGCCCGGTTCAGTGCCCGCTTTGCCCCCCTGGGATTTCGCGTGGCAGCGGAGACGCTGGCCCTGATGCGGGACATGGTGGCGGCGGGGGAGGTGGACGCCCTGGTGCCGGAGCGGGTCTGGCAGGAGACCGTGGGGGCCTTGGGCGAGGCCCAGCCGGCCCGGTTTTTTCAGATGCTGCGCGCCTGTGGTGCCCTGGCCCGGGTGTTTCCCGAGCTGGACCGCCTGTTCGGCGTGCCCCAGCCGCGCCAGCATCATCCGGAAATCGATGTGGGCGTGCACACCCTCAGCGTACTCACCCAGGCCGCCGCCCGCAGCGCCTCGCCCAGGGTCCGTTTCGCCGCTTTGCTGCACGATCTGGGCAAAGGCCTGACGCCCGCGGCCCAATGGCCCCGCCATCTGGGGCATGAGGCGCGGGGCCTGGCCGCAGTGAAGGCGGTGTGCGCCCGCCTGAAGGTGCCCCGGGAGTACCGGGCCCTGGCGCTGCTGGTGGGGGAGTTCCACGGCCACAGTCACCGCGCTTTGGAACTTCGGCCTGCCAGCGTGGTGAAGTTGCTGGAGCGGCTGGACGCCTTCCGCCGGCCCGAGCGCTTTGAAGAGTTCTTACTGGCCTGCCGGGCCGATGCCGCCGGCCGGCCCGGTTTCGCGGAGCGGCCTTATCCCCAGATGAGTTTCCTGCACCGGGCCTGGAGCGCCGCCCGCGCCGTCGATCCCCGATCCCTGCTGGCGGCGGGGTGGCAGGGTGCGGCGCTGGCGGGGCGCCTGCGGGCGGCGCGGCGCGCGGCCATCGCTGCCCTCTCCGCACCGCCCTGA
- a CDS encoding complex I NDUFA9 subunit family protein, producing the protein MQKKTVCVLGGTGFVGTHLVEKLAEAGYQLRVPTRHPERHRELLVLPHIDLVEADVADDGALAALLGGCAAAVNLVGILHPRGDDTFQHVHVELPRRLARACKAAGVRRLLHMSALGAHAGGASEYLRSKGRGEDAVHAEADDKLAVTSFRPSVIFGPGDHFFEHFAGLLARAPLLPLPCPQARFAPVFVGDVVGAMVRALVLKATCGQRYDLCGPKSYTLLELVEYTASVLGLKRRIIPLSDAMSRRMARLGELAPGRPFTRDNYLSMQTDAVCSGPFPEVFGITPGAVEALVPYYLGHQDQRGLYDTYRRQARHEY; encoded by the coding sequence ATGCAGAAGAAAACGGTTTGTGTATTGGGGGGGACCGGCTTTGTCGGCACGCACTTGGTGGAGAAGCTGGCCGAGGCCGGGTATCAGCTGCGGGTGCCGACCCGCCATCCCGAGCGTCACCGCGAGTTGCTGGTGCTGCCCCACATTGATTTGGTCGAGGCCGATGTGGCCGACGACGGTGCACTGGCGGCGTTGCTGGGGGGCTGTGCCGCCGCCGTCAATCTGGTGGGCATCCTTCATCCCCGGGGGGACGATACCTTCCAGCATGTGCACGTGGAGCTGCCACGGCGTCTGGCCCGGGCCTGCAAGGCGGCCGGGGTGCGCCGTCTGCTGCACATGAGCGCCCTGGGTGCGCACGCCGGGGGTGCTTCGGAGTACCTGCGCAGCAAGGGCCGGGGGGAGGATGCCGTGCACGCCGAGGCCGACGACAAGCTGGCGGTGACCAGCTTCCGCCCCTCGGTGATTTTTGGTCCCGGCGATCACTTTTTCGAGCACTTCGCCGGCCTGCTGGCGCGCGCACCCCTGCTCCCCCTGCCCTGTCCCCAGGCCCGCTTTGCGCCGGTATTCGTGGGGGATGTGGTCGGCGCCATGGTGCGGGCGCTGGTCCTCAAGGCCACCTGTGGCCAGCGCTATGATTTGTGCGGTCCCAAAAGCTATACCCTGCTGGAGCTGGTGGAATACACCGCCAGCGTGCTGGGTCTGAAACGGCGCATCATTCCCCTGTCCGACGCCATGTCGCGGCGCATGGCCCGGTTGGGCGAGCTGGCACCGGGCAGGCCCTTTACCCGGGACAACTACCTTTCCATGCAGACCGACGCTGTGTGCAGCGGCCCCTTCCCGGAGGTGTTTGGCATCACGCCGGGTGCGGTGGAAGCCCTGGTACCCTATTATCTGGGCCACCAGGACCAGCGCGGTCTGTACGACACCTACCGCCGTCAGGCGCGGCACGAGTATTGA